In Equus caballus isolate H_3958 breed thoroughbred chromosome 7, TB-T2T, whole genome shotgun sequence, one DNA window encodes the following:
- the KBTBD3 gene encoding kelch repeat and BTB domain-containing protein 3, with the protein MDNSYDFNRRNSCNGIPSEKKNSFLVSEDHGQKILSVLQNFREQNVFYDFKIIMKDETIPCHRCVLAACSDFFRAMFEVNMKERDGGSVTITNLSSKAVKAFLDYAYTGKTKITDDNVEMFFQLSSFLQVSFLSKACSDFLIKSINLVNCLQLLSMSDSYGSTRLFDHALYFVQHHFSLVFKSSDFLEMNFGVLQKCLESDELNVPEEETVLKVVLSWTKHNLESRQKHLPHLIKKVRLHQLSEETLQDCLLSEECLLKSTNCFDIIMDAVKRVQGSGGLFPDARPSTTEKYIFVHKTEENGESQYTFCYNIKTDSWKVLSQSHLIDLPGSSLSSYGEKIFLTGGCKGPCCRTVRLHIAESYHDATDQTWCYCPVKNDFFLVSTMKTPRTMHTSVMALNRLFVIGGKTRGSQDIKSLLAVESYNPLSKEWISVSPLPRGIYYPEASACQNVIYVLGSEVEITDAFNPSLDCFFKYNATTDQWSELVAEFGQFFHATLIKAVPVNCTLYICDLSTYKVYSFCPDTCVWKGEGSFECAGFNAGAVGIEDKIYILGGDYAPDEITDEVQVYHSSRSEWEEVSPMPRALTEFYCQAIQFNKYRDPWFSNHF; encoded by the exons ATGGATAATTCATATGATTTCAATCGACGAAATTCATGTAATGGAATTCCATCTGAGAAGAAGAACAGCTTCCTTGTGTCAGAAGATCACGGACAGAAAATCTTAAGTGTACTACAGAATTTTAGAGAACAAAATGTCTTTtatgatttcaaaataatcatGAAAGATGAAACAATCCCATGTCATCGTTGTGTGTTAGCAGCATGCAGTGACTTTTTCAG GGCTATGTTTGAAGTAAACATGAAAGAAAGAGATGGTGGAAGTGTTACCATTACTAATTTGTCCTCCAAGGCAGTAAAAGCATTTCTTGATTATGCCTATActggaaaaacaaagataacagaTGATAATGTGGAAATGTTCTTCCAGTTGTCATCATTTCTCCAAGTTTCCTTCCTATCCAAGGCTTGCAGtgactttttaataaaaagtattaaTCTTGTCAATTGTTTACAGTTATTATCTATGTCAGATAGCTATGGCTCTACCCGTTTGTTTGATCATGCATTGTACTTTGTACAACATCACTTTTCTTTAGTATTTAAATCCAGTGATTTCTTAGAGATGAATTTTGGAGTACTGCAAAAATGTCTAGAATCAGATGAATTAAATGTTCCTGAAGAAGAAACCGTACTGAAAGTTGTCCTTAGTTGGACTAAACATAACTTAGAATCCAGGCAAAAGCATCTGCCTCATTTGATTAAAAAAGTAAGATTACATCAGTTATCTGAGGAGACGCTTCAAGACTGTCTGCTCAGTGAGGAGTGTTTACTCAAAAGCACAAACTGTTTTGACATAATCATGGATGCAGTTAAGCGTGTGCAAGGTTCTGGTGGACTTTTCCCTGATGCTCGACcatccacaactgaaaaatatatatttgttcacaaaactgaggaaaatggagaaagtCAATATACATTTTGCTATAATATTAAAACTGATTCGTGGAAAGTATTGTCACAGTCACACCTGATTGATTTGCCAGGATCTAGTCTGTCTAGTTATGGAGAGAAAATATTCCTGACAGGTGGTTGCAAAGGGCCATGTTGTAGAACGGTTAGGCTCCATATTGCAGAGTCCTACCATGATGCCACTGATCAAACCTGGTGCTACTGTCCAGTCAAAAATGATTTCTTCCTGGTATCGACTATGAAAACACCAAGAACCATGCATACATCAGTTATGGCTCTCAATAGATTATTTGTCATAGGTGGGAAGACTAGAGGATCTCAGGACATTAAAAGTCTCTTAGCTGTTGAATCTTACAACCCTCTTTCCAAAGAATGGATATCTGTTAGCCCATTACCCAGAGGCATATACTATCCCGAAGCAAGTGCATGCCAAAATGTAATTTATGTTCTTGGATCAGAAGTAGAGATTACGGATGCCTTTAACCCATCACTTGATTGCTTTTTTAAATACAATGCTACAACTGATCAGTGGTCTGAACTAGTAGCAGAATTTGGGCAGTTTTTTCATGCAACACTAATTAAAGCTGTCCCAGTCAACTGCACACTGTATATATGTGACCTTTCCACCTATAAGGTTTATAGTTTTTGTCCAGATACTTGTGTTTGGAAGGGTGAAGGATCTTTTGAATGTGCAGGCTTTAATGCAGGTGCAGTTGGAATTgaagataaaatttatatattaggtGGCGATTATGCTCCGGATGAAATCACAGATGAAGTGCAGGTCTACCACAGCAGCAGGTCCGAGTGGGAAGAAGTTTCACCGATGCCAAGAGCCTTAACTGAATTTTACTGCCAGGCGATCCAGTTTAACAAATACAGGGACCCATGGTTTTCTAATCATTTCTAA